In Deinococcus sp. HSC-46F16, the following are encoded in one genomic region:
- a CDS encoding DNA double-strand break repair nuclease NurA yields MRIRLDPWPVDMEGGQLGLKRFEGDLIDIETPRWAAVAPKPVPARLGTVYVVDGKRRMESRVFIEDGDGAAGMGGFGAYVVGAVELCPHGTRPATLREVRAQRLLAHAPGLRVDPCLLSPRDPHTGQLQYAPVQADSAEPLAPLHKLQQVMLAAEQELSHGLASRVPFDEGDDREALTALTIQDGTLRSQNLGGAVVGCVKTMQTQYLPPDRAGLLTDLKPGDRTPILHMRYENNRITRFIWYVRLCEAAFYQHPMSGVMRLEMYAPEEPDFLPPIVRTVANVSGPLLCRLASQPHKDPRAPQNLIPTAALEHAMTRAMGSADLVTRRLRAHIARELGVAS; encoded by the coding sequence ATGCGGATTCGCCTCGACCCCTGGCCCGTGGATATGGAAGGCGGGCAACTCGGCCTGAAGCGGTTCGAGGGAGACCTGATCGACATCGAGACGCCGCGCTGGGCGGCCGTCGCGCCCAAGCCTGTTCCGGCGCGGCTGGGCACCGTGTACGTCGTGGACGGCAAGCGGCGCATGGAGTCGCGCGTCTTTATCGAGGACGGGGACGGCGCGGCGGGCATGGGCGGCTTCGGGGCCTACGTGGTGGGGGCGGTGGAACTGTGCCCCCACGGCACCCGTCCGGCCACCCTGCGCGAGGTGCGGGCGCAGCGGCTGCTCGCCCACGCGCCGGGACTGCGGGTGGACCCCTGCCTTCTCTCGCCCCGTGACCCGCACACCGGGCAGCTTCAGTACGCGCCCGTGCAGGCCGACAGCGCTGAGCCGCTTGCGCCGCTGCACAAGCTGCAACAGGTCATGCTGGCCGCCGAACAGGAGCTGTCGCACGGGCTGGCCTCGCGGGTCCCCTTCGACGAGGGGGACGACCGCGAGGCGCTGACCGCGCTCACCATTCAGGACGGCACCCTCCGCAGCCAGAATCTGGGGGGCGCGGTGGTGGGCTGCGTCAAGACGATGCAGACCCAGTACCTGCCCCCCGACCGGGCCGGGCTGCTGACCGACCTGAAGCCCGGTGATCGCACGCCGATCCTGCACATGCGCTACGAGAACAACCGCATCACCCGTTTTATCTGGTACGTGCGGCTGTGCGAGGCCGCCTTCTACCAGCACCCCATGTCGGGCGTGATGCGGCTGGAGATGTACGCGCCGGAAGAACCTGACTTCCTGCCGCCCATCGTGCGGACGGTGGCGAACGTGAGCGGTCCGTTGCTGTGCCGCCTCGCCAGCCAGCCGCACAAGGACCCCCGTGCCCCGCAGAACCTGATCCCGACCGCTGCGTTGGAGCACGCGATGACCCGCGCGATGGGGAGCGCCGATCTGGTGACGCGGCGCCTGCGGGCGCACATTGCCCGTGAACTGGGGGTCGCCTCGTGA